TGAAGTCGTAGGCGAGATAGACGTCGCCGGCGCCGCCGCTGGACTTGACGCCCGACTTGCGCAAGCGGAGCTGCACCAATTCGTAGTGGCCGCCCTGGCCGCAGGTGAGCGCCAAGCTTGGCGAGGCCTTGTCGGTCTGCTTCTTGATGGTGAATTCCTTGAATTCGGCTTTGCCGGCCCCGGCCCCGGTGCTGGCCGAGGTGATGTTCACGGTGTTTTCAATGCCGAACGAGAATTCCTTGATTTCGAACCAGCCTTTGAATTGGGTGTCGGTGCTTTCGCCGACGATGGGATCGGCCGCTCCGGCGGGAGTGAAGTTCAGAAACGCATCGAATGCCATAGGGGAAACTCCTTCGAATCGATATTGTCCGAGTCAACGTGGGTCCGAATCAACGGGGGGGGAACAGACAACAACGCGTATTACCCGCCCTTCTTGGGCACTTCCGCCACCAGACGCAATGAGGTCGTCAACGTTTCCAACTGGTAATGGGGCCGCAGGTAGGCAACCGCCTCGTACCAGCCCGGCCGGCCTTCCACTTCGCGAACCTCGACCTTGGCGTCGGCCAATGGATACTTGGCCTTCGTCTCTTCGCTGGCGCCGGTTGGATCGCAGCAAAACTTGCTGATCCAGTCGTTCAGCCATTGGGCACAATCGCGAGTTTCCATGAACGACCCGATCTTATCGCGCGCCATGACCTTCAAATAGTGGGCAAACCGCGAAGTGCACAAAATCAGGTTGAACTTCGCCGAAAGCTCGGCATTGGCATTCGCATCGGGATCGAAATACGTCTTCGGCTTCTGGCACGATTGAGCGCCCATGAACACCGCGTAGTCGGTCCCCTTGGCGTGAATCATCGGCAAGAAACCGAGGTTCGACAGTTCGAATTCACGGCGATCCGTAATCGCGATTTCCGTCGGGCACTTCATCGCGATATCGCCGTCGTCGGTCGGGAAGGTGTGCACGGGCAAGTCTTCCACCCGGCCACCGCCCTCGACGCCGCGGGTGCGAGCGAACCAGCCGTACTTCGAATAGGCATCGGTGATCCGCGTCGCATAGCACCAAGCCGCATTCATCCATAGATAGCTCGAATGGTCCTTGCCATCGACGGCTTCTTCGAAATTGAACTCGTCGACCCGCTTGAATTCCTGGCCGTAGGGCAATCGGGCCAGCGTGCGCGGGAGCGTGAGGCCGACGAAGCGCGAATCTTCCGACTCGCGGAACGACTTCCAGGAAGCGTATTCGACGCTGTCGAAAATCTTGGCCAGATCGCGGGGATTGGCCAGTTCCGTATAGCTGTCGAAGTTGAACATTTTCGGAGCGGCCGCCGCGACGAACGGAGCGTGAGCGGCCGCCGCGACGTTCGAGATCATCTTCAGCAGGCTGATGTCTTCGGCGGTGCGGCCGAATTCATAGTCGCCCACCAGCATGCCGTAGGGCTGGCCGCCCAATTGGCCGTATTCTTCTTCGTAAATCTTCTTGAATAAGGCGCTTTGATCGAACTCGGCCGCCTTTTCCAGGTCTTTGAACAGGTCGCGCTTGCTGACGTTGAGCACGCGAACCTTCAGGTTTTCGCCCGTTTCGGCATGATGCACCAAGTAGTGCAATCCGCGCCATGTCGATTCCAGCTTCTGGAAATCGGGATGGTGCATGATTTCGTTGGTTTGGGCCGTAAGGACCTTGTCGATCTGCCCGATCCAGTGCTTAACATTCGCTTCGACGTCTTTCGAGATAACCTGGCCCGGCTTGACGACTTGATTGAGGAATTGGCGGAAATAATCTTTCGCCCGGGCAGCTTCCTGATCCGACTGAGGCCGGGTGGCGGAAATCACTTGGTCCAAAAGATCGATCGTCTGCGTTTCGCCGGCGGCAACGCTGGCGGTTTGTTCGGCACTACTCATACGACGAACACCTGGTTGAATGTAAAGTTTACAGAAACACACTGATCCGCTTAGGCGCCATGCCCACGGCTTCCGCGCGGGCATGCTCGCGGCTTCTCGGCCGCAGACTACTTCGCCGCCTCGCCACCCTCGGCCGGCGCATCGGGTTTGATTCCCATCTGCTCGGCAAGCTTGCGAGCCGCGTCGGTGTTGTTCAACACCTGACCGAGCAACTCCTCGAGCTTGTCGTTTCCTTCCATCTTGCTCATCAATTGGGTGAGGCGTTGCCGCATTTCGAGCAGTTCGCGCAAGGGGCCGACCTGCTGGGCCACTCGGGCCGGCTCGAAATCGTCCATATGCTTGAAATTCAACTCGGCCGGCAACTTACCCTCGCCGCTGATCTTATTGTCGACCTTGAGCGTCACGCGCGGGGCGGCTTTTTCCAGCACGCTGTTGAAATTGTCGCGATCGATGTTCACCACCTTGCGCTGCTTCAGCGCCGGCAGTTTTTCCTTCGGATTGCCCGACAAATCCGCCAGAACTCCAACCACGAACGGCAATTCCGTCTTGGCCATCGCGCCATTGGTTTCCACGTCGTAGGTGATTTGCACGCGCGGGCGGCGAACCCGGTCGAGCTTATGCTGCGTACTCTCTTTGGCCATCGTCGAAATCTCCTGTCGAATTCTCCGGAAGAGCCGTTTTGCGAATCGTCGTTCGCTGCGGACCAATAAACCGATATTACGAGCCGGCAAGCCGCCAGGGCACGCACTCGACGCCCAAGCGGCTTGGGAAGTTTAGCACGCGGATTCCAGCCGAATCGGCCAATGGAAATCCGATTTTCGAGCGGCGCACTGCCGGATCTTCGCTAACTCATGATAGTTTCGGCATTTACCCTTGTATTGTCAAGCGGCTGAGCCCCGGAATGCAACCCAATAGTCCGGGTTGCGAGTCCATCCGATGCGCCAGCGGCCGCAACGAGGGGCAGACATTGATGCCGGCTTTGCCGACGCTCATTAGTCGTCGCGCGTGACCTGCACATTGCTCACTTTGCCATCGGTAAAATACAGCCAGAATGTGGCCTTTTGGCTCTTGTCATTCCAGCCGTAGGCCTCGAACGGCTTGCCGTCGGAGCCCTTGCCGTTTACGTCGCTATAGCCCTTGCCCAACACTTTCACGCTCTGGTCCTTCGTGTCGCCATATTTCACCCCTTTGATCGTTCCCTTCCAATCGTCGAAGAAGAAACTACCGATAACCTTTTTGCCTTTCACCGTGAACGCGTAGGGGCCATAGATCAGCACCGCCAGATTGTCGCCGTTGACGGTGATCTCTTCGGGCACGCCGCATTTGGCAAACATATTGGCCAAGCTGTCGCCACAAAGCTTGATGATCGTGTCGTCGGTCGGCATTTGCTTGGCTTTGGTGGGCGCCTCATCGGC
The Pirellulales bacterium genome window above contains:
- the tssB gene encoding type VI secretion system contractile sheath small subunit, whose amino-acid sequence is MAKESTQHKLDRVRRPRVQITYDVETNGAMAKTELPFVVGVLADLSGNPKEKLPALKQRKVVNIDRDNFNSVLEKAAPRVTLKVDNKISGEGKLPAELNFKHMDDFEPARVAQQVGPLRELLEMRQRLTQLMSKMEGNDKLEELLGQVLNNTDAARKLAEQMGIKPDAPAEGGEAAK
- a CDS encoding type VI secretion system tube protein Hcp, giving the protein MAFDAFLNFTPAGAADPIVGESTDTQFKGWFEIKEFSFGIENTVNITSASTGAGAGKAEFKEFTIKKQTDKASPSLALTCGQGGHYELVQLRLRKSGVKSSGGAGDVYLAYDFKLVAVKSVEWSGSSGDDVPEETVIFEYGALKIGYKPQDKTGKLGNVIERSWCKVTNNQDFDSI
- the tssC gene encoding type VI secretion system contractile sheath large subunit — translated: MSSAEQTASVAAGETQTIDLLDQVISATRPQSDQEAARAKDYFRQFLNQVVKPGQVISKDVEANVKHWIGQIDKVLTAQTNEIMHHPDFQKLESTWRGLHYLVHHAETGENLKVRVLNVSKRDLFKDLEKAAEFDQSALFKKIYEEEYGQLGGQPYGMLVGDYEFGRTAEDISLLKMISNVAAAAHAPFVAAAAPKMFNFDSYTELANPRDLAKIFDSVEYASWKSFRESEDSRFVGLTLPRTLARLPYGQEFKRVDEFNFEEAVDGKDHSSYLWMNAAWCYATRITDAYSKYGWFARTRGVEGGGRVEDLPVHTFPTDDGDIAMKCPTEIAITDRREFELSNLGFLPMIHAKGTDYAVFMGAQSCQKPKTYFDPDANANAELSAKFNLILCTSRFAHYLKVMARDKIGSFMETRDCAQWLNDWISKFCCDPTGASEETKAKYPLADAKVEVREVEGRPGWYEAVAYLRPHYQLETLTTSLRLVAEVPKKGG